The following are from one region of the Rhodopirellula sp. P2 genome:
- a CDS encoding TolC family protein, giving the protein MIRWALAPRARRMFCAGWLVMAMAPGFSSLGCRASRALPETIGNRTAHVDQIMARVDAGAPPETLATPVIAPLTLRDPEALAKADYRDLTLQQALNQAMSNSEVLRDLNATVLRAPETVTTDESPGLVQTDPQLGMEAALSAFDAQLTAVGTWQNNDRRFNNRFFGGGANAFQQDVHDYVLQLSKRTATGAEISLRSITDYDANNATGNLTPSAWQTQLHAELRQPLLQGGGLAFNRIAGPAALPGVYNGVLIAKTNSDISNAQFREDARNYLSNVVNAYWDLYFAYRDVDAKQEAVARSLETWRSYEAQKSSNRRGGSAEALAREQYYRFVSELQDAIAGKLVQRTQTNNSTSGGTFAGVTGVQAAERRLRLLIGLPIADGQLLRPVDEPLSAPLIFDSQSLAVDALRMRSELQQQRLLVKRRELEVIAAKNFQLPTLDLVTTYRLRGLGKDLAGGDSAFNELGTGDYQEYEAGVEFRMPVGFRQAHAAVQHAKIQVARERAVLREQERQITHDLMAVIAETERAYAQMETNLNRYLASKDALDALEANRKAGLPISLEQLLDAQRRLNESQTRYHLAMTEYMIAAKNVYFESGSLLENCHVGIIGDTVKAMPVASE; this is encoded by the coding sequence ATGATTCGGTGGGCTTTGGCTCCCCGGGCTCGGCGGATGTTTTGCGCCGGTTGGTTGGTCATGGCAATGGCTCCAGGATTCAGCTCGTTGGGCTGCCGTGCTTCGCGAGCGTTGCCGGAAACGATTGGCAACCGCACCGCTCACGTCGATCAGATCATGGCTCGCGTGGACGCCGGGGCACCGCCGGAAACACTCGCGACACCAGTGATCGCGCCGCTGACATTGCGAGACCCCGAGGCATTGGCCAAAGCGGATTATCGTGATCTGACGCTGCAGCAGGCTCTCAATCAAGCGATGAGCAACAGCGAGGTCTTGCGTGACTTGAACGCGACGGTGCTGCGTGCACCTGAGACGGTCACGACCGACGAAAGTCCCGGACTGGTTCAAACGGATCCGCAACTGGGAATGGAAGCCGCACTCTCGGCGTTTGATGCTCAGCTCACCGCTGTCGGAACTTGGCAAAACAACGACCGTCGGTTCAACAACCGATTCTTTGGCGGTGGTGCCAACGCGTTCCAGCAAGACGTGCATGACTACGTGTTGCAGTTGTCCAAGCGAACGGCAACGGGTGCGGAGATCAGTCTGCGAAGCATTACCGATTACGACGCGAACAATGCGACGGGCAACCTGACGCCTAGTGCCTGGCAAACGCAATTGCACGCTGAATTGCGACAACCTTTGCTGCAGGGCGGTGGGTTGGCATTCAACCGAATCGCCGGACCGGCGGCGTTGCCGGGTGTGTACAACGGTGTTTTGATTGCGAAGACGAACAGCGACATTTCCAACGCTCAGTTTCGCGAAGATGCCCGCAACTACCTCAGCAATGTCGTCAACGCATACTGGGATTTGTACTTCGCCTACCGCGATGTCGACGCCAAGCAGGAAGCGGTCGCGCGCAGTTTAGAAACATGGCGGAGCTACGAGGCACAGAAGTCATCGAACCGACGCGGCGGATCCGCGGAAGCTTTGGCAAGAGAGCAGTACTACCGGTTTGTTTCCGAGTTGCAAGACGCGATCGCTGGCAAATTGGTGCAGCGAACTCAAACCAACAACTCCACTTCCGGCGGCACCTTCGCGGGCGTCACGGGAGTCCAAGCGGCGGAGCGTCGATTGCGTTTGTTGATTGGATTGCCGATCGCAGATGGGCAACTGCTGCGTCCTGTTGATGAGCCCTTGTCGGCTCCGTTGATCTTTGACTCTCAATCGTTGGCGGTCGACGCGTTGCGAATGCGGAGCGAGTTGCAGCAACAGCGGTTGCTGGTCAAACGTCGTGAGTTGGAAGTCATCGCGGCGAAGAACTTTCAGCTGCCAACCTTGGACCTCGTCACCACCTATCGGCTGCGTGGTCTCGGCAAGGATTTGGCGGGTGGCGATTCCGCGTTCAACGAGCTTGGGACTGGCGACTATCAAGAGTACGAGGCGGGAGTCGAATTCCGAATGCCGGTTGGTTTCCGGCAAGCACACGCGGCGGTGCAGCACGCCAAGATTCAGGTGGCGCGTGAACGGGCGGTGTTGCGAGAGCAAGAGCGTCAGATCACCCATGACTTGATGGCCGTGATCGCAGAGACGGAGCGGGCATACGCCCAGATGGAAACCAACCTGAATCGCTACCTGGCCTCGAAGGATGCACTGGATGCTCTGGAGGCCAATCGCAAGGCGGGTTTGCCGATCAGTTTGGAGCAACTGCTCGACGCCCAGCGACGGCTCAACGAGTCACAGACTCGTTATCACTTGGCGATGACCGAGTACATGATCGCGGCGAAGAACGTGTACTTCGAGTCGGGCTCATTGCTGGAAAACTGCCACGTCGGAATCATCGGCGACACGGTCAAAGCGATGCCGGTTGCTTCCGAGTAG
- the prfA gene encoding peptide chain release factor 1, with protein MSGSIRDILEEKLARFEKLEGDMSDPEVLSDGARMSATAREHGGLNRLANQYRSFKRLTDEIHQCVAMVADAEDSEEREMAESEMDTLRKERETIWEDLLSLTVGGEDSHRTRCVMEIRAGTGGDEAALFARDLFEMYTRYAEKVGWKTEVMDASPTEMGGFKDITLTLEGDNVFRDLQYESGGHRVQRVPETETQGRVHTSAATVAVMPEPEDVEIDLKSDDYRKDFFGASGPGGQHVNKTDSAVRLTHHESGIVVQCQDEKSQHKNLAKALRVLKARIYEKKREEEAAKQAEARKGLIGSGDRSQRIRTYNFPQNRLTDHRINLTIYKLDQIIAGDLHPVTEALIEYDRDQLRGDMID; from the coding sequence ATGAGCGGATCCATCCGCGATATCCTCGAGGAAAAACTGGCTCGCTTCGAGAAACTCGAAGGCGACATGTCCGACCCGGAAGTCCTGTCAGACGGCGCTCGCATGAGCGCGACGGCACGGGAACACGGCGGGCTGAACCGGTTGGCCAATCAGTATCGATCATTCAAACGCCTGACGGATGAAATCCATCAGTGCGTGGCGATGGTGGCGGATGCCGAGGATTCTGAAGAACGTGAAATGGCAGAATCCGAGATGGACACGCTTCGCAAGGAGCGAGAAACCATCTGGGAAGACCTGCTGTCGCTGACCGTTGGTGGTGAAGACTCTCACCGCACACGGTGCGTGATGGAAATCCGCGCCGGCACCGGTGGCGATGAAGCCGCGCTCTTCGCTCGCGATCTGTTCGAAATGTACACCCGCTACGCCGAAAAGGTGGGCTGGAAAACCGAGGTGATGGACGCCAGCCCGACGGAAATGGGTGGCTTCAAAGACATCACCCTGACTCTCGAAGGCGACAACGTCTTCCGTGACTTGCAGTACGAATCCGGCGGGCACCGCGTCCAACGCGTCCCCGAAACGGAAACCCAAGGCCGTGTGCACACCTCCGCCGCCACCGTCGCGGTGATGCCCGAACCCGAAGACGTGGAAATCGATCTGAAATCAGACGACTACCGCAAAGACTTCTTCGGTGCCTCCGGCCCTGGTGGACAACACGTCAACAAAACCGATTCCGCCGTGCGTCTGACGCACCACGAATCCGGCATCGTCGTGCAGTGCCAAGACGAAAAGAGCCAGCACAAGAACTTGGCCAAAGCCCTTCGGGTTTTGAAGGCTCGCATCTACGAAAAGAAGCGGGAAGAAGAAGCGGCCAAACAAGCCGAGGCTCGCAAAGGCCTGATCGGTTCCGGCGACCGAAGCCAACGCATCCGAACCTACAACTTCCCTCAAAATCGGTTGACCGATCACCGCATCAACCTCACGATTTACAAACTCGATCAAATCATCGCGGGCGATCTTCATCCTGTCACCGAAGCGTTGATCGAATACGACCGCGATCAACTCCGCGGCGACATGATTGACTGA
- the glgX gene encoding glycogen debranching protein GlgX, which translates to MLMRQPCPDLQFAYSPPFGATLTEKGVQFSVFSRSATEMRLLLYNKVTDREPAQVIDFDRETDRWGDVWSLHVPGLEAGQLYHFQASGPWEPENGHRFDSTARLIDPYAQALAGTYQKQTDGVVRPPKCVVVDGTFDWEGDRHVRRDVSESIIYEMHVRGFTKSKTAKVKAPGSYLGVIEKIPYLKSLGVTSVELMPVHEFPIRDPQGKKISRPNYWGYDPMAFFAPHRGYAHDSAPGAQVNEFKQMVKALHSAGIEVILDVVFNHTCEGNEQGPTLSFKGLENQVYYILSEGQHYCNYSGCGNTINGNHPVVREMIFHCLRHWVHNYHIDGFRFDLASILSRDRSGNLIPNPPMVELIAEDPMLADTKIIAEAWDAAGAYQVGSFGNHRWAEWNGRYRDDVRGFWRGDAGTLGPMATRLAGSSDLYQHAGRPPSCSVNLVTTHDGFTMNDLVSYKDKHNEANGEDNNDGDNHNISDNYGVEGPTRKKAIATIRSQQVRNMLATLLTSQGVPMIVSGDEARRTQKGNNNAYCQDTDISWFDWRLVEKNADLVRFVSALIEFRKNQPTIRRREYLTGQPVDGRKVPDVSWYGPSGDPLNWDQGELAMAAYIAAPSRIDDPEGLGRDVILMFNSTGDHLDFHFPAIARGTQWNLFVDTAAPSPDDVYPNVDGPMPPNNRIVEVGRHSMRIYVCNAEPK; encoded by the coding sequence ATGCTGATGCGACAACCGTGCCCCGATCTTCAGTTCGCCTACTCCCCTCCTTTCGGAGCGACGCTCACGGAGAAGGGAGTGCAGTTTTCGGTCTTCAGCCGTTCCGCAACCGAAATGCGGTTGTTGCTGTACAACAAGGTGACCGATCGCGAACCGGCTCAAGTCATCGACTTCGATCGGGAAACCGATCGTTGGGGGGATGTCTGGAGCTTGCACGTGCCGGGCCTCGAAGCCGGCCAACTTTATCACTTCCAAGCCAGCGGACCCTGGGAACCTGAAAACGGTCACCGGTTCGATTCCACGGCTCGGTTGATCGACCCCTACGCTCAAGCCTTGGCGGGAACCTACCAAAAGCAAACCGATGGCGTTGTGCGTCCACCGAAATGCGTGGTCGTCGATGGCACGTTTGACTGGGAAGGCGATCGTCACGTTCGGCGTGACGTCAGCGAATCCATCATTTACGAAATGCACGTTCGTGGATTCACCAAGAGCAAGACTGCCAAGGTCAAGGCTCCTGGGAGCTACCTGGGTGTGATCGAGAAGATCCCGTATCTGAAATCGTTGGGTGTCACCTCGGTGGAGTTGATGCCTGTGCATGAATTCCCCATCCGGGACCCACAGGGCAAGAAAATTTCGCGGCCGAACTATTGGGGCTATGACCCCATGGCGTTCTTCGCGCCACACCGTGGATACGCGCATGACTCAGCGCCCGGTGCTCAGGTCAACGAGTTCAAGCAAATGGTCAAAGCCCTGCACTCCGCGGGGATCGAAGTCATTCTGGACGTGGTCTTCAACCACACCTGTGAAGGCAACGAGCAAGGACCCACGCTGTCGTTCAAGGGACTTGAGAACCAAGTCTATTACATCCTTTCGGAAGGCCAGCACTACTGCAACTACAGCGGTTGTGGCAACACGATCAACGGCAACCACCCTGTTGTTCGCGAGATGATTTTTCATTGCTTGCGACACTGGGTGCACAACTATCACATCGATGGTTTCCGATTTGACCTGGCCAGCATCTTGAGTCGCGACCGGAGCGGGAACTTGATTCCCAACCCACCGATGGTGGAACTGATTGCGGAAGATCCCATGTTGGCGGACACGAAGATCATCGCAGAAGCCTGGGATGCAGCCGGTGCCTATCAGGTCGGTAGCTTTGGCAATCACCGCTGGGCTGAATGGAACGGTCGATATCGCGACGACGTGCGAGGTTTCTGGCGTGGCGATGCGGGAACGCTCGGTCCAATGGCAACTCGTTTGGCCGGTAGCAGCGATCTGTACCAGCACGCGGGGCGTCCGCCGTCTTGCAGTGTGAACTTGGTGACCACGCACGATGGTTTCACCATGAACGATTTGGTTTCGTACAAAGACAAGCACAACGAAGCCAACGGCGAAGACAACAACGACGGCGACAACCACAACATCAGTGACAACTATGGGGTGGAAGGTCCAACACGCAAAAAGGCGATCGCCACGATTCGCAGTCAGCAAGTTCGCAACATGTTGGCGACTTTGTTGACCAGCCAAGGCGTGCCGATGATCGTCAGCGGCGATGAAGCTCGTCGAACGCAGAAGGGCAACAACAACGCCTATTGCCAAGACACGGACATTTCATGGTTCGATTGGCGATTGGTTGAAAAGAACGCCGACCTGGTTCGGTTCGTCAGTGCCTTGATTGAGTTCCGTAAGAACCAACCCACCATTCGTCGCCGGGAATACCTGACCGGGCAACCGGTGGATGGTCGGAAGGTGCCGGACGTGTCGTGGTACGGGCCATCGGGGGATCCACTGAATTGGGATCAGGGCGAGTTGGCGATGGCGGCGTACATCGCTGCTCCGAGCCGAATCGATGACCCAGAAGGTTTGGGACGCGATGTGATCTTGATGTTCAACAGCACGGGAGATCACCTTGATTTCCACTTCCCAGCGATTGCTCGCGGGACGCAGTGGAATTTGTTTGTCGACACGGCGGCACCATCGCCGGACGATGTCTATCCAAATGTCGATGGGCCGATGCCTCCGAACAACCGGATTGTGGAAGTCGGACGCCACTCGATGCGGATCTACGTTTGCAACGCGGAACCGAAGTAG
- a CDS encoding FG-GAP-like repeat-containing protein, which produces MQPLILLTNFAKATFTRQTAFNRRWGVWCLALLCLCCWIGCKPSTPANPVVPKGEPRSVVNEPLSLREQIAQQVRDGRPAEAIKLLDELIATKPADEIALASQAASLAFEAGDASEAMRRLREWIQAHPQNVELRRDYAGLLAQRGYRFDANEQYRLLAGRVVLSPPELIGLIYPHRPQVNFESKPDIADRDAVARKGVLSVVAALRSRGDLQEAIDVLTTSDEVKRNDPAAVAMLGWLYASAQQESRWIDWAIVTDAKRLRRYPAFWLSWGTAMRDRVLSSQTDLKQADLRRRNDFAARCFLEAIRREPHSQVAWDSLSATLEVLDAESKAGSASEGSLEDSRERLSERLLQLDETQWLANQLWNAQSNPLSAEEQAEMFDRLADMLWKQGCLGESLGWKTLLASMHPIKDWSTLRRTTQETFTKHPQGIDERVLLVGLEPKQFADQSSVWMEALARRSRGETPADKAPPTSIESTQARLVNVASEVGIHFQWFNAIAPVESEFRLHEPLGGGVACLDFDADGRIDFYFNQAAGEATTHSGVKPNALYRQLDGKFTDVVMASMSDDRGYGHGVTAGDWNQDGWPDLLLANFGENVLLINQADGTFQKRLVSDLDGTASAAPNAFTLSAAIADVTGDHLPDLISIQYIDDPEVLKPIERKPDGSPVKLPGPLHFQPAFSEVLVSDGKGAGESLPLSDQDHGPSTGMGLMVADLDAQPGNEIFVSNDQRANHFWFRTHGEEGMTAWSNQAAIRGVAVGPGGDLNACMGIAMADFNRDQKLDLHVSNFYDEWANHFCQTNAGMFVDRAVVFGVDRLTSRMTGFGVQALDYDNNGWDDLLVANGHVEDLKDRGTPFQMKTQLLVNRGQRLEAAEMDDPKGDWERARLGRGVATCDFNRDGRLDAVVTYVDAAAELLRNETESVGNFLQLRLIGTQSERDAIGARVEVKTGEEVWVGMVAAGDGYACRNEAILHFGLGDVATLDSITVRWPTGEVQRWEANESKPIDVNQRIGIVEGFAGPFEDR; this is translated from the coding sequence ATGCAGCCATTGATACTTTTGACGAACTTTGCCAAGGCGACTTTCACGCGGCAGACGGCGTTCAACCGTCGCTGGGGTGTTTGGTGCTTGGCGCTGTTGTGTCTTTGTTGCTGGATCGGCTGCAAACCATCCACACCGGCCAATCCGGTCGTTCCGAAGGGGGAACCCAGGTCCGTCGTCAACGAACCGTTGAGCCTACGAGAACAGATTGCTCAGCAGGTTCGAGATGGTCGACCAGCGGAAGCGATCAAGTTGTTGGATGAGTTGATTGCAACCAAACCAGCCGACGAAATCGCACTCGCATCGCAGGCTGCCAGCCTGGCTTTTGAAGCTGGCGATGCGAGCGAAGCGATGAGGCGGCTACGGGAGTGGATCCAGGCTCATCCTCAGAACGTCGAGTTGCGACGAGACTACGCCGGTTTGCTGGCTCAGCGCGGATACCGCTTTGATGCCAACGAGCAATATCGATTGCTAGCGGGACGTGTTGTTTTGAGTCCTCCTGAATTGATTGGGTTGATCTACCCGCATCGGCCTCAGGTCAATTTTGAATCCAAGCCGGACATTGCTGACCGAGACGCGGTGGCTCGCAAAGGAGTGTTGAGCGTTGTCGCCGCGCTTCGCAGTCGTGGCGATTTGCAGGAAGCCATCGATGTGTTGACGACCAGTGACGAAGTCAAACGCAATGATCCCGCCGCCGTCGCGATGCTCGGTTGGTTGTATGCCTCGGCTCAGCAAGAATCCCGTTGGATTGATTGGGCGATTGTGACGGACGCCAAACGGCTTCGTCGTTATCCGGCCTTTTGGTTGTCATGGGGCACCGCCATGCGCGATCGAGTGCTCTCATCGCAAACGGACCTGAAGCAAGCAGATCTCCGCCGCCGAAACGACTTTGCCGCTCGTTGTTTCTTAGAAGCGATTCGTCGCGAACCGCACAGCCAAGTCGCATGGGACAGCCTGTCTGCCACATTGGAAGTTTTGGACGCTGAGTCGAAGGCAGGATCCGCGAGTGAAGGTTCGCTCGAGGATTCTCGCGAACGTCTCAGCGAGCGACTGCTGCAATTGGACGAGACTCAGTGGCTCGCCAATCAACTTTGGAATGCACAATCCAATCCGCTGTCTGCAGAGGAGCAAGCGGAGATGTTCGACCGTTTGGCGGACATGCTTTGGAAGCAAGGTTGTCTCGGGGAATCGCTGGGGTGGAAAACGCTTTTGGCGTCCATGCATCCGATCAAGGATTGGAGCACGCTCAGGCGAACAACGCAGGAAACGTTCACGAAACATCCCCAAGGGATCGACGAGCGAGTTTTGCTGGTGGGATTGGAGCCCAAGCAGTTTGCGGATCAAAGTTCCGTGTGGATGGAAGCACTCGCCAGGCGATCACGCGGCGAAACTCCGGCCGACAAAGCACCGCCAACCAGCATCGAATCGACCCAGGCTCGTTTAGTGAACGTGGCGTCGGAGGTAGGCATCCATTTTCAATGGTTCAATGCGATCGCTCCAGTCGAGTCGGAATTTCGACTGCATGAGCCACTGGGTGGCGGGGTGGCTTGTTTGGATTTCGATGCGGATGGACGAATTGACTTTTACTTCAACCAAGCCGCCGGGGAGGCAACCACGCATTCGGGTGTGAAGCCCAATGCCCTGTATCGTCAATTGGATGGAAAGTTTACCGACGTCGTGATGGCGTCGATGAGCGATGATCGCGGGTACGGGCATGGGGTGACCGCCGGCGATTGGAACCAGGATGGATGGCCGGATCTGTTGTTGGCGAACTTTGGCGAAAACGTTTTGTTGATCAACCAAGCCGATGGGACGTTTCAAAAACGGCTTGTCTCCGACTTGGATGGAACCGCTTCGGCGGCACCCAATGCGTTCACTCTGTCGGCCGCCATCGCAGATGTGACAGGCGATCATTTGCCGGACCTGATCTCAATTCAATACATCGATGATCCCGAGGTGTTGAAGCCGATTGAGAGGAAACCTGATGGTTCGCCGGTGAAGCTGCCAGGGCCTCTGCACTTTCAGCCCGCTTTCAGTGAGGTGTTGGTTTCCGATGGGAAAGGGGCGGGGGAGTCTTTGCCGCTGAGCGACCAAGACCATGGTCCCAGCACGGGGATGGGATTGATGGTCGCGGACTTGGATGCCCAGCCGGGGAATGAGATCTTTGTTTCCAACGATCAGCGGGCCAATCACTTTTGGTTCCGCACTCATGGCGAAGAAGGAATGACGGCATGGTCAAACCAAGCAGCCATTCGGGGTGTCGCGGTGGGTCCGGGAGGCGATCTGAACGCCTGCATGGGAATCGCGATGGCGGACTTCAACCGCGATCAGAAATTGGATTTGCACGTCAGCAATTTCTACGACGAATGGGCCAACCACTTTTGCCAAACGAACGCTGGGATGTTTGTCGATCGCGCGGTCGTGTTTGGTGTGGATCGGTTGACGTCTCGCATGACGGGGTTTGGAGTGCAGGCGTTGGATTACGACAACAATGGCTGGGATGATTTGTTGGTCGCCAACGGGCACGTGGAAGACCTGAAGGACCGCGGAACACCGTTTCAGATGAAGACGCAGTTGTTGGTCAACCGCGGCCAGCGATTGGAGGCCGCTGAAATGGACGATCCGAAAGGCGACTGGGAACGAGCACGCCTGGGCCGCGGCGTGGCAACGTGCGACTTCAATCGTGACGGCCGGTTGGATGCCGTGGTCACTTATGTGGACGCCGCCGCGGAACTGCTTCGAAACGAAACCGAGTCGGTTGGCAACTTCCTGCAACTACGGCTGATCGGCACCCAATCCGAACGTGATGCCATCGGGGCTCGCGTCGAAGTGAAAACGGGGGAGGAAGTTTGGGTTGGGATGGTCGCTGCGGGTGACGGCTACGCCTGTCGCAATGAAGCGATCCTGCATTTTGGGTTAGGCGACGTTGCCACGCTGGATTCGATCACCGTGCGATGGCCAACCGGGGAGGTCCAGCGTTGGGAGGCGAACGAGAGCAAGCCCATCGATGTCAATCAACGTATCGGCATCGTTGAGGGATTTGCGGGGCCGTTCGAAGATCGGTGA
- the rpmE gene encoding 50S ribosomal protein L31, whose amino-acid sequence MQDGIHPNYQETSVTCGCGNTFTTRSTRPELKIDICSECHPFYTGKLKYVDTAGRIDKFQKKFAAGTYGSLQKKGKKATK is encoded by the coding sequence ATGCAAGACGGCATTCACCCCAACTACCAAGAAACGTCCGTCACCTGCGGTTGCGGCAACACTTTCACCACCCGCAGCACGCGTCCCGAGCTGAAAATCGACATTTGCAGCGAGTGCCACCCGTTCTACACCGGCAAACTGAAATACGTTGACACCGCTGGTCGGATCGACAAGTTCCAGAAGAAATTTGCTGCTGGCACCTACGGATCACTGCAAAAGAAGGGTAAGAAAGCCACCAAATGA
- the prmC gene encoding peptide chain release factor N(5)-glutamine methyltransferase yields MAETSNDTPWTVMRLLEWTTDFFRKKGSESPRLDAEILLAHARGCQRIELYTAFDKVPEEEQRVAFRELVRRRGEGAPVAQLVGYREFYSISIRVDENVLVPRPETEHLVIEAIDQIKGRLSDRPNPTVLDIGTGSGAIAVAIAKSLPKTQVTAVDISLTALDIAKWNVENLKLSDRVTLLQSDLFDGLEPDQTFDVICSNPPYISQSEYDELPTTVREFEPRGALLSGPDGTEIIARLLTDSVQRLNDGGQLIIELSPMIAGACKTLAEQNGGYQEIHLIKDLAGHERILSMQKV; encoded by the coding sequence ATGGCTGAAACCAGCAACGACACCCCCTGGACGGTCATGCGTCTGTTGGAATGGACGACCGACTTCTTTCGAAAAAAGGGCAGCGAGTCGCCGCGATTGGACGCAGAAATCCTGCTCGCTCACGCGCGCGGTTGCCAACGCATCGAACTCTACACCGCGTTCGACAAAGTCCCTGAAGAAGAACAACGCGTCGCCTTCCGGGAACTCGTCCGACGACGCGGTGAAGGCGCCCCCGTCGCCCAACTGGTTGGCTACCGCGAGTTCTACTCGATCTCCATTCGCGTCGACGAAAACGTGTTGGTGCCCCGGCCCGAAACCGAGCACTTGGTCATCGAAGCCATCGACCAAATCAAAGGTCGCCTGTCCGACCGCCCCAACCCCACGGTGCTGGACATCGGAACGGGCAGCGGAGCCATCGCGGTCGCCATCGCCAAGTCACTGCCAAAGACGCAAGTCACCGCCGTCGACATCAGCCTGACCGCGCTCGACATCGCCAAGTGGAACGTCGAGAACCTGAAACTCTCCGATCGCGTCACGCTGTTGCAAAGCGATCTGTTCGATGGGCTGGAACCCGACCAAACCTTCGACGTGATCTGCAGCAACCCGCCTTACATCAGCCAGTCCGAGTACGACGAACTGCCAACCACCGTCCGCGAATTCGAACCTCGCGGCGCGTTGCTGTCCGGTCCCGATGGAACCGAAATCATCGCCCGGTTGCTCACCGATTCCGTCCAGCGTCTGAATGATGGCGGTCAACTGATCATCGAGCTCAGCCCCATGATCGCGGGTGCCTGCAAGACGCTGGCCGAGCAAAACGGTGGCTACCAAGAGATCCACCTGATCAAAGACCTCGCCGGCCACGAACGCATCCTCTCAATGCAAAAAGTCTGA
- a CDS encoding DUF1559 domain-containing protein, which yields MRSFAPSELSGLNSSDSASRSRAGFTLVELLVVIAIIGVLVGLLLPAVQAAREAARRMSCGNNLKQVSLAIHNYESAYRKLPPAWTNPGQGSGWSMQARILPFLEESALSEGVDFSRDYGASYLTIDGVQVPTSSFRVAAYQCPSDPRDDPRHGSSGPQYYKLNYGTNEGVWFVLDEATGAVGDGMFVPGRYLGFRDCLDGTSNTMALAEVKGWTPYARDAKQTGTLTMPVNTDEICALGGDFKTETGHTEWIDGRAHQASVTTVFSPNKKVLCEISGVEYDIDFTNMREGKSPPAGVRTYAAVTSRSYHPGGVHVSLLDGSVRFITDSVELELWQSMSTRAGHEVIQLP from the coding sequence ATGCGCTCGTTCGCACCTTCGGAACTTTCTGGCTTGAATTCGTCTGACTCTGCCTCGCGATCGCGAGCGGGGTTCACTCTGGTGGAACTGTTGGTGGTGATCGCCATCATCGGCGTGTTGGTGGGGCTGTTGTTGCCCGCCGTCCAAGCGGCACGGGAAGCCGCTCGTCGGATGAGTTGTGGCAACAATCTGAAGCAAGTTTCCCTGGCCATTCACAACTACGAGTCAGCCTACAGGAAGCTGCCGCCAGCTTGGACCAATCCCGGGCAAGGATCGGGATGGTCGATGCAGGCTCGGATTCTTCCGTTCCTCGAAGAATCGGCCTTGTCGGAAGGAGTCGATTTCAGTCGTGATTACGGTGCGTCCTACCTGACGATCGATGGCGTTCAGGTTCCGACGTCCTCGTTCCGGGTCGCTGCTTATCAATGTCCCAGTGATCCGCGAGATGACCCCCGCCACGGATCATCCGGTCCTCAGTACTACAAATTGAACTACGGGACCAACGAAGGGGTTTGGTTTGTGCTGGATGAAGCCACAGGTGCGGTGGGTGACGGAATGTTTGTTCCTGGCCGCTACCTTGGTTTTCGCGATTGTTTGGATGGGACCAGCAACACGATGGCACTGGCCGAAGTCAAGGGTTGGACGCCTTATGCTCGCGACGCCAAGCAAACCGGAACGTTGACGATGCCGGTCAACACGGACGAGATCTGTGCGCTCGGCGGTGACTTCAAAACCGAGACCGGGCACACGGAATGGATTGATGGCCGTGCCCACCAGGCGAGTGTCACGACCGTCTTTTCACCCAACAAGAAGGTTCTCTGTGAAATCTCGGGGGTCGAGTACGACATCGACTTCACCAACATGCGTGAGGGCAAGTCGCCACCAGCAGGGGTTCGTACCTACGCGGCAGTCACCTCGCGAAGTTACCACCCGGGTGGCGTGCACGTGTCGTTGCTGGATGGCTCGGTTCGCTTCATCACCGATTCGGTTGAACTTGAGCTTTGGCAATCGATGTCAACACGCGCCGGGCACGAAGTGATTCAGCTCCCGTGA